The genome window TGCGTCCGGCGTTTGCCATCGCTTTTCTTGGCGCGATCGAATCGCTGCTCTCCGCCGTTGTCGCCGACGGCATGACAGGCACGCATCACAACAGTAACCGCGAGCTAATCGGTCAGGGGATTGCCAATATCGTAACGCCGCTGTTCGGCGGCATTCCCGCAACCGGCGCTATCGCCCGGACTGCAACCAACATCAAGACCGGCGCTGTCACCCGCGTCTCCGTTCTCATTTCGGCATTCTTCGTTCTCGCGACCATGCTGCTTTTGGCGTCTTACGCCGGCAGCATCCCGCTTGCTAGCATGGCACCGGTACTGATGATCGTCGCCTATAACATGAGTGAGCATCATGCTTTCCTCGCCATTTTGAAAACCCGTTCGCACAGTGCAGGCGTCCTGGTCGTCACCTTCCTGCTCACCGTTCTGACCGATCTTACGATCGCGGTTGAATTCGGCCTGCTTTTGGCCATGATCATCTTCGTCAAACGCATGAGCGACATCCTGGTCGTCAATCGCGTCTTACCCGACCAGGAAAACCACTTGGTCAACGTTGCTGATGAAAAAGAACCTGTTGATACGCACGACTGCCCGCAAATCAGCATTTTCAGTGTTGAGGGGCCGCTCTTTTTCGGCGCGGCGCAAATGTTCTCACAAACGCTGATGGATACGATCCATTATTACCCCAAGGTTATCATCCTGCGTATGAGCAAGGTTCCGTTCATCGACCTGACTGGCGAACAGCACTTGCGCATCATCATCCAGGATTTGCGTAAACGCGGCACATTGGTGCTGATTGCAGGTCTCAATATTCAAGCCGAACGTCTGATGAAAAAAACCGGCCTCTATGATATGATCGGTGCGCATCATTATTTCCGGCATACCTGTGACGCGATTGCGCACGCCGCCAATCACATCGACAAATCGGCCTGTCGCAACTGCCAAAAGGATCTTTCCAAACACTGTTTGGCAGAAGAACAAATTGAACAAATCAGCTAGCTAAGCCAGTAAGAAAGAGAGCCTTTTGACGGCTCTCTTTCTTACTGTCCGGACGCAAGCAACTATGCTATAATAACGACAGTCCATCATGCTACGATTTCACTCCAGTCTGGAAAAGAGGTTTCAACCGTGAATAAACAATCGATTTATGACTTGCCCTTAGAAGAACTGACAACCTGGCTTATCAGCCACGGCCATAAAAAATCCCGCGCTCGCCAAGTTTGGGCTTGGCTGTATCGCCGTCGCGCCGCGACGTTTTCTGCGATGCTTGACGTCAACTCGGACTGCCTCTCCTTATTGGATGCGCATTTTTACATCCAGTCGCTAAACGAAACGTGCCGCCAGGAGTCCAGCGACGGCACGATCAAATTTCTCCTACAGCTTCAAGACGGCAACCTAATCGAAACCGTACTGATGCGCCACAAATTCGGTTTGTCTGTCTGCGTCACCACGCAAGTCGGCTGCAACATGGGCTGCAGTTTTTGCGCCAGCGGTCTCCTGAATAAAAAACGCGATCTGTCAAGCGGCGAAATTGTTGAACAGCTTATGCATGTCCAACGCCATCTTGACCGTCGAGAGCAAGCAGAGCAAGTCAGCCACGTCGTCGTAATGGGCATCGGCGAACCGCTCGATAACTTCGCCAACCTGGTTTCCTTTTTGCAGACTATCAAAGACCATAACGGACTGGCAATTGCCGCACGCCGCATCACGGTGTCGACCAGCGGCTTGGCCGATGCGATTTACCGTTTCAGCGATGCAAAACTCCAGGTCAACCTTGCCATTTCTCTGCACGCGCCGAACGATATGCTGCGTTCACGCATCATGAAAATAAACACGGTCTTCCCCATTGCAGCGTTGCTCGACGCCATCGACTACTATTTGATGCACAGCAAGCGCCGCATCACGTTTGAATATATTTTGCTCAAGGATTTGAATGATCGCCCGGAACATGCACAGGAACTCGCTGCCCTGATCGGCGCACGC of Azotosporobacter soli contains these proteins:
- a CDS encoding SulP family inorganic anion transporter yields the protein MSRTFRIVLKRYFTNAFKKDLMAGLTVGVISLPLAMAFAIASGVNPEYGIYTTIIAACLATIFGGSRYQVTGPTGAFIPVLLSIVLTYGYENLLIAGLLSGVILVLMGLLKLGSLIKYIPRPVTIGFTAGIAVNIFIGQVPNFLGLSGLARHEGFIDNLHEIITHLATFNIYSAATAALSLFIILLTPRFLPKVPGSLLGILASTLTAAFFYPGEVSTISSTFGGLPSTLPLFQLPSLSAETFQHLLRPAFAIAFLGAIESLLSAVVADGMTGTHHNSNRELIGQGIANIVTPLFGGIPATGAIARTATNIKTGAVTRVSVLISAFFVLATMLLLASYAGSIPLASMAPVLMIVAYNMSEHHAFLAILKTRSHSAGVLVVTFLLTVLTDLTIAVEFGLLLAMIIFVKRMSDILVVNRVLPDQENHLVNVADEKEPVDTHDCPQISIFSVEGPLFFGAAQMFSQTLMDTIHYYPKVIILRMSKVPFIDLTGEQHLRIIIQDLRKRGTLVLIAGLNIQAERLMKKTGLYDMIGAHHYFRHTCDAIAHAANHIDKSACRNCQKDLSKHCLAEEQIEQIS
- the rlmN gene encoding 23S rRNA (adenine(2503)-C(2))-methyltransferase RlmN — protein: MNKQSIYDLPLEELTTWLISHGHKKSRARQVWAWLYRRRAATFSAMLDVNSDCLSLLDAHFYIQSLNETCRQESSDGTIKFLLQLQDGNLIETVLMRHKFGLSVCVTTQVGCNMGCSFCASGLLNKKRDLSSGEIVEQLMHVQRHLDRREQAEQVSHVVVMGIGEPLDNFANLVSFLQTIKDHNGLAIAARRITVSTSGLADAIYRFSDAKLQVNLAISLHAPNDMLRSRIMKINTVFPIAALLDAIDYYLMHSKRRITFEYILLKDLNDRPEHAQELAALIGARNANVNLIPYNPVDEHSQYQRTEHETSLVFYDVLKKQGLNCSIRLEHGVDIAAACGQLRSKHLPTA